The uncultured Cohaesibacter sp. genome window below encodes:
- a CDS encoding Rrf2 family transcriptional regulator produces the protein MRLTQHSNYAMRLLMYCALKPEHTVRLAEIAGAYDISGHHLNKIAQRLVHIGAIQAIRGRNGGIRLAKDPKDINIGEIIRQTEENMIIVECFSEETNTCPLISQCKFRMLLQDALAAFLKVLDAYTLADMVSHPDCLKPLLGMSEQIGNLSEVHRPNCA, from the coding sequence ATGCGTCTTACCCAGCACTCAAATTATGCAATGCGTCTGCTGATGTATTGTGCGCTCAAGCCCGAGCATACTGTTCGTCTTGCAGAGATCGCTGGTGCCTATGACATTTCGGGTCACCATCTGAACAAGATCGCCCAGCGTCTGGTGCACATCGGCGCCATTCAGGCCATCCGCGGCCGAAACGGAGGCATAAGGCTGGCCAAGGATCCCAAGGATATCAATATTGGCGAGATCATCCGTCAGACCGAGGAAAACATGATCATCGTGGAGTGCTTTTCCGAGGAGACGAATACCTGTCCTCTGATTTCCCAATGCAAGTTCCGCATGCTGCTTCAGGATGCGCTTGCCGCTTTCCTCAAGGTGCTGGATGCCTACACGCTCGCCGACATGGTGTCCCATCCCGATTGTCTCAAACCCTTGCTCGGGATGAGTGAACAGATTGGAAATCTGAGTGAAGTCCATCGCCCCAACTGCGCCTGA